A DNA window from Paenibacillus sp. HWE-109 contains the following coding sequences:
- a CDS encoding DUF4846 domain-containing protein: MKKWITVTALSALLLSSCSAAVEERSKGTDTVMGTKSRKQQLIYAQGTKVMERIAVPNGYERVPVEDGSYGNYLRNLPLKPHGSKVHLFNGELKANEVYEAVLDVDVGERDLQQCADAVMRLRAEYLYGSGKYDKIHFNFTNGFKADFATWRKGNRIEVSGNKVSWTKRGAASDSYEVFRSYLNMVFAYAGTLSLSKEMKQVPLSEMQAGDVFLEGGTPGHAIVILDMAQNPKTGEKLFILAQGYTPAQDIHILQNEANGEGNPWYSTAFEGNLKSPEWTFTREQLYRFTD, encoded by the coding sequence ATGAAAAAATGGATTACAGTTACTGCCCTTTCTGCGCTGCTCCTTAGTTCCTGCTCCGCCGCAGTGGAGGAACGGTCGAAAGGCACAGATACTGTTATGGGAACCAAATCCCGCAAACAACAATTGATTTATGCGCAAGGAACAAAAGTAATGGAACGGATAGCCGTTCCTAACGGTTATGAGAGGGTTCCTGTAGAGGATGGGTCATATGGGAATTATTTGCGGAATCTGCCTCTGAAACCCCATGGCTCCAAGGTACATTTGTTTAATGGGGAGCTTAAGGCTAATGAGGTATACGAAGCTGTGCTCGATGTGGATGTGGGGGAACGGGATCTGCAGCAGTGCGCCGATGCGGTTATGAGGCTGCGGGCGGAATACCTGTATGGTAGTGGAAAATATGATAAGATTCACTTTAATTTTACAAATGGCTTTAAAGCTGACTTTGCAACATGGAGGAAAGGGAATCGGATTGAAGTTTCCGGCAACAAGGTTTCATGGACCAAGCGGGGAGCAGCTTCCGACAGCTACGAGGTGTTTCGAAGTTATCTGAACATGGTATTTGCGTACGCGGGAACGTTGTCCTTGTCGAAGGAAATGAAGCAGGTGCCGCTGTCAGAGATGCAGGCTGGTGATGTGTTTCTGGAAGGGGGCACGCCGGGACATGCAATCGTCATATTAGATATGGCTCAGAACCCCAAAACTGGCGAAAAGCTATTTATCTTAGCTCAAGGCTACACACCTGCGCAAGACATACACATTCTGCAGAATGAGGCTAACGGGGAGGGGAATCCTTGGTATTCCACTGCGTTTGAAGGGAATTTGAAATCCCCGGAATGGACATTTACAAGGGAACAACTGTACAGGTTCACAGATTAA
- a CDS encoding PQ-loop domain-containing transporter, with product MQLIGGVILSVGWIPQIIQILKTKSVSDLSLKAYVLMFLGISLMEAYAISLVVTGAGLAFLVTNTMSLCVVLFVITLILRYR from the coding sequence ATGCAATTAATTGGTGGAGTTATTCTTTCTGTAGGTTGGATTCCTCAGATAATTCAAATTTTGAAAACTAAATCTGTTTCAGATTTAAGTTTAAAAGCATACGTCCTTATGTTTTTAGGCATTAGTCTAATGGAGGCTTATGCTATAAGTTTGGTTGTCACGGGTGCTGGCTTAGCTTTTTTGGTAACAAACACAATGTCTTTATGTGTCGTGCTCTTCGTTATCACTTTAATTTTACGGTATCGATAA
- a CDS encoding beta-class carbonic anhydrase — MERLYDMLHFNSEFVENKEFEKYKSSRFKDRKMVVVTCMDSRLTELLPKALNIKDGNSKIIKDAGAIVLHPFGSVMRSVIVAVYELNADEVFVVGHHDCGMSCIDPIETINKMKENGISSDTIETLESSGINLQQWLHGFDSVEDSVKGSVDTVKNHPLLPKNIPVHGLVIDPETGKLDLIVDGYKHKES, encoded by the coding sequence TTGGAGCGACTTTATGATATGTTGCATTTTAACTCGGAGTTTGTAGAGAATAAGGAATTCGAAAAATATAAATCATCAAGATTCAAAGATAGAAAGATGGTTGTTGTAACTTGTATGGACTCTAGGCTTACAGAACTTCTTCCCAAAGCATTAAATATTAAGGATGGAAACTCCAAAATCATTAAAGATGCTGGTGCGATTGTTTTGCATCCATTTGGCAGCGTTATGCGAAGCGTTATTGTCGCTGTATATGAATTAAATGCCGATGAAGTGTTCGTGGTCGGGCATCATGATTGTGGGATGAGCTGCATTGATCCTATCGAAACCATTAATAAAATGAAGGAGAACGGCATATCGTCCGATACGATCGAGACCCTCGAAAGTTCCGGAATTAATTTGCAACAGTGGCTGCACGGTTTCGATAGTGTTGAAGATTCCGTCAAAGGAAGCGTGGACACGGTCAAGAACCATCCGCTCCTGCCAAAAAACATTCCAGTTCATGGTCTTGTAATCGACCCGGAAACAGGGAAGTTGGATTTAATCGTTGATGGTTATAAACATAAGGAATCGTAG
- a CDS encoding NUDIX hydrolase has translation MTENLIERAAGGLVLRKVRIGYQVLLIEDRYGHVCFPKGHLESGESWEDAAVREIFEETGIKSSILSPLGDIEYPIKRKGITVRKQVRLFVLEAIDEQAEPVHQANEIESAQYFAWEDALRLHMERGYVDLNWVFDKARALWGFAREANEKR, from the coding sequence ATGACAGAGAATCTTATTGAACGTGCTGCGGGGGGATTAGTTCTGCGCAAGGTACGGATAGGATACCAAGTCCTACTCATTGAAGACAGATATGGACATGTGTGTTTCCCAAAAGGTCATCTGGAATCTGGAGAGTCATGGGAGGACGCTGCAGTTCGAGAAATTTTCGAAGAAACAGGAATTAAATCAAGCATCCTTTCACCGCTTGGCGACATTGAATATCCGATCAAACGCAAAGGGATAACCGTTCGAAAGCAGGTCCGATTATTCGTTCTTGAAGCCATCGACGAACAGGCTGAGCCTGTCCACCAGGCTAACGAAATTGAAAGTGCTCAATATTTCGCATGGGAAGATGCACTTCGACTTCACATGGAACGAGGCTATGTGGACTTGAATTGGGTGTTTGATAAGGCTAGAGCACTCTGGGGATTTGCACGAGAAGCTAACGAGAAACGATAG